The following is a genomic window from Litorimonas taeanensis.
CCCTACGCCGAGAATATCTGGGCCTCGGTAAAACCAGAGCGCGCGTACACATCCTTAAACGGGCCTCTTTTGTCGTGGCCGCCATGGCGGCAATGTTCATTGCGATGATTGCGATTTGGCCTGACCTCTCGTCACACCTTCAACAAGACAATACAGAGCAATATGCAGACAAGCTAGAGCCCCAAGATCAACAGGCTGATACAAACAGCTTGTTGCTGACAACGGCCGTTGGAGAGCAATTAACGCGGACTCTGAATGACGGGTCTTTGATTGAGCTGAATACGGATAGCGAAGTTCGAGTGCATTTAAGCGCGGACCAACGCTCGATTTATCTCTTAAAGGGCCAAGCCGTCTTTAGTGTTGCACATGACGAAAGCCGACCTTTTGTTGTCTTTGCAGGATCGCGCCGCGTGACGGCCCTCGGGACATTATTCGAAGTCCGCCTCGATCTTGCCGATGCCCAAGTCACTTTGCTTGAAGGCAAGGTCAAAGTCGACGAAGTAAATCTGTCTGACAAAGCGCAGAAGAAACCAACAGCAAAACCTGTCGAGCTCTTACCCGGAGATAGATATCTGTCCGCGACCAATGAAATGACACGTGTCGATCCCACTCGAATTCAATCGGATTTAAGTTGGCGAAATGGACGTCATATCTTTGTCGATGAAAAGATATCAGTCATTGTTGCCGAATTAAATCGATATACAGAGAGAAAAATAATTATAAATGACCCCAAAATTGGAGACCTAAAGGCCAGTGCCAACTTCAAAATGGGGTCAACGCAATCTCTTTCTATGGCGCTTGAAGCCACCTTTAATCTGTCATTACGTAATGACACGACTGCCAATACTATCATTATTGATTGGAAATAATATGCCCCGTTTACACTCTATGCCGCGCCGTTTTATGACGGTCGTGGGCGCGCTCTCTATTGCCAGTTCACCGCTCGTATTGGCGGCCTGTACATCGCAAACAAATGAAGCCAGTTCTGTGCAAACCCAAGAGCAAAACGCCCTAAAGCCAGACCCTGCATTAGTCACGGGAACACTAGAAAACGGCGTTCGATATGCGGTTTTGCGAAACCAAACACCGCCCGGAACCGGGGCCTTACGGGTTCAATTCGAAACGGGTTCATTAAATGAAAAGCCAGGGACAGAAGGATTAGCGCATTACCTAGAGCATATGGCGTTTAACGGCTCAAAGAATGTGCCAGAGGGCGAAATGATTCAAATCCTTGAACGCCTAGGCTTAAGCTTTGGCGCCGACACGAATGCCAGTACGGGTCTTGATAGAACGGTTTACAAGCTCAATTTACCAAGCTTGGGCGAAGAGGTTTTGGACGCCGCCTTTATGTTGATGAAGGAAACAGCCCAAAACCTGACATTGGATCAAGATGCTATTGAGCGTGAATTAGGGATTATCCTTTCAGAAAAACGTACGCGGGATAGTGCGGCCTACCGCGCCTGGGAAGCGCGCTTGTCTTTTTTGGCAAAGGGAAGCGATCTGATTGACCGGTTGCCCATCGGTACAGAAGCGAGCTTGAACTCAATTAATTCTGATGATTTCAAAGCCTATTACAAAGAATATTATCACCCAGAAAAAACAATCGTGGCTTTCGTTGGTGACAAAGATCCTCAAGAAATTGTGGATTACATCAAGGCGACGTTTGGCGACTGGGCGGTCGATACAGCCCCCGGTAAAGACCGCCCAGCAAGCCCTGCAAAAATTCCGTCTGGCGACGTTATGTTTTATGCAGAAGAGGGTTTGCCAACGAATATAAGCCTCATGTCATTACGGCCTTATGAAAAAAGAGACGACACGCCGGCTCTTCGGAAGCAGCGCTTAATTGAAAGTTTAGCCACGGGCATGATGGGCTATAGAATGAGCGCGATTGCTGAGAAATCCGACCGCCCTTTCATCAATGCAGGCATGAGCAGAATGTCTAATTTTGAACTGACGGAAGGCATGTCATTTTCGGCCTATACACAAGCTGATAATTGGGAAACGGCCCTTGCCGGTATAGATTATGAACTCCGCAAAGTCCTGAAATATGGATTTAGCGAACAAGAGCTAAAGGCGCAGCTTGCCCGTGTTGAAAGCTCTTACAAAGCCATAGCCGAAGGGGCGGATACGCGCCCAACCACGGCGCGGCGCGGCGGTCTTATCGACCGGGTAATGTCCTCTTATGATAATGACAGAGTCTTTACGCATCCCCAGCAAGACCTTGAACGCTTTCTCGCTCAGAAGGACTCCATCACAGTAGAAGATGTCAATGCGGCTCTGCGAAACCAATGGGGTGATTTAGAGGATGTATCTGTATTTATGACGACAGAGACGCCCTTTGAAGACGCAGAATCTTTGATTCAACAAGCCTTAGAAAATAGCCGTTCTATCGAAGTGGCGGCGCCTGATGCATCAGATATGTCTGCGACAGAATTTGCCTATTCAGATTTTGGGCCAGCAGGCAAAATTACCTCTGATGTGTATAACGAAGCCGTCGATGCACATCTGATTAAATTTGAAAATAATGTGCGTTTGAACTTTAAACAAACGGATTATGAAGATGACCGTGTGCTCGTTCAGGTGAATTTTGGCGAGGGCAATATGTCCAGCCCGCGCAAAAATGAAGGCCTACGCCGAATGGCTTATGCCCTTATGTCCCAAAGCGGATTTGAAGCGCATAGTTTGTCTGAGACCAAGCAATTAATGGCGGGAAAATTAGTAAACCCAGCCGCGTTTAACTTCAGAGATGGCGGCGATAATTTCTTTATGACGTCTGTCACTGTGCCCGATGATTTCAGAGAGCAGTTAAATGTTTTCGCCGCAACGCTTACGGCGCCAGGCTTTCGCGAAGATGTGCGTACAAACCATATTGATAAATTAAAGGCATGGTATCCACGTCACGACACAACTGTTAGCGGCGTCATTTCAAGAGAGGTGCCGCGGATTATACGGTCAGGTGATACGCGTTTTGGATTTGATGATGAGGCCGATTTTTACTCCCCAACAACAGAGGAAGTAAAGTCTTGGATGTTGCCGCAACTTAAAGAGGGTTTAATTGAGATTACGATTGTTGGAGACATCACCAAAGAAGAGGCCGTGAAAGAAGTCGCGGCGACATTTGGCGCTCTACCGAAACGTAAGGATGTGAAAGATCCTTATCCAGAGATGCATGAACTTAAATTCCCGGAAGGCATGATAGAACCTTATAAAATCTATCACAGAGGGGATGATAATCAGGCACAGCTTAGGGTCTATTGGCCTGCCTCTGATGGGTTGGACGCACGCTATTCCAGAGAACTCTCTGTCTTAAGAGCCATATTGAGAAACCGTTTGGTCAAAGAGATTAGAGAAGGTGAAGCGACGACATATTCTCCGGGCGCGGGATCACATGCGAGTCAAATTTTCCCCGGCTATGGTTATGTCACGGCGGTTTTGACGCTGAAACCCGAAGATGTCACGCGCATGGCAGATAAAGTCCAGTCTATCGCCAATGATATGACGAAAGATACATTGACTGAGGATGAGTTTAATCGCGCCATCAAACCGATGATTGAACGGCTGGAGAGCACAGCAAAGCGCAATCCATATTGGGCAGCGGTTCTGTCAGACGCGCAAACGGATGGGCTTGGCTTAACCGCGCATCAAACACGCGAAAGCGATCTGAAGGACATGACGGTTGCAGATGTTCAAGCTCTCGCCAAAGAGGTGTTTAAGCTTGGGAATTCTATTGAAATTCACGCTCTGCCAAACCCTTAAACGAGTTTAAATTTACTGGGGCACGTAAAAGAATGGCTCGCTTTCTAAGCGGGCCATTATGTTAAATGGGTTTGAAGGCGGCTCACTTCTGCGGCGGCGCAGATTATGTGATAAAATGTACTGGATTGCATATCCGCTTGAATGATCTGGCCGTCATGGTCCAATTGATCATGCCAACCGCTCGGCACGTCGGTTTGAAAATAGGTGTCAAACATACGGTCAATTGTTTTGGATATAATAGGTAAGCTTTCCATGTCTCCTTTAAGGGCAAGGCTGACATGGGCTTTTATAAGCTCTGTCTGCGGCCAGCTTCTGAAACGCTCGGATGTTTGTTTCCCTTGGGGCACGCAGCTATCAATTATAAATCCGACTTTAGGACGATAACCCATTTCCATGGCGGCTTGTTTTAGCTTCAATATTTCTGCTGACATATTAACGGCGCGAAGGCGTTCATATTCCGAGAGTAGCCAAGCCCATTCCATCATATGACCGGGTTCATAGGGGCCGCCGCCCTTATATTTGGTAAAGTCTGAGTTGAAGAATTCATAAATAGCGCCAGTGTTTTTATCGAAAAAATGCGCTTTGAATAATCCATAGAGGGCATCAATACGGGCTTTGTATTTTTTATCGCCTGTCGCTTCGAATAGCGCGAGTAAGGCCTCGAATAAATGCATATGAGGGTTTTGACGCCTTGGCCCGCCGCGAAGGGGGAAGCCTTCTTCATAGCCGCCATATTCGGATGTCAAATGGCTGTCTAAGAACGCTAAAGTCGATTCTGTGATGTTTAAGCTCTGAATGTCGCCAAAGGCCCGGTAACGCCATGCGCCTGCCAGAATGACAAAGGCTTGCGCATAGCTATCGCGATAGGGATCGACCAATGCGCCCCCGCCGCCAATTAAATGCGCGCAGCCGCCTTTGCCGCTCTCTAGGTCGAGCGCCCCAGATTGAAACCCCGATGTCGTTGCAAAATCCCAAGCCTGATCGCTCGCCATTTGGGCATGGTCATACCATCCTAAATGTCCAGCGAGGGCATAGACATAGGCCAAACGAAATTGCACGCGCACACGGCGAACCGCGTCAAAATTGGGGGCGCCTGTTATATCTCTGAATTCAGCAAATCCGCCGCGTGGATCGGCGGCGACCCTGTGCCAATCTTTTAGCGCGCCTTGGCACCAAGAGGTAAAGCGTTCAGACTGTGTGATGAATTCAGAAAGCGACATTACAATATGTCAGTCTTGTCGCGGGATTTAAGCGTATCGACGACATCTTTCACTTTTTGACTGTCTCCGGCTTTCGTTATCAACACGGCATCATCCGTGGCGACGATTATAATGTCTTCAAGGCCAATGGCCGCAATGGTGAGCGTATCAGACCGGATGAGCGTATTTTTACAGTCAATATCGACGATGTCACCCGCGCCGGCGTTAAGCGCGCCCTGTTCAATGGCGCGTTCACGGATAGAATCCCAAGAGCCAATATCGCTCCATCCAATATTGACGGGACTTATCACATTCACATTCTCTGCTTTTTCCATGATGGCATAATCAATTGAATTACTTTCACAGGCCGCAAAGCTTTCATAATCAAGGAATAAAGAGGGTTGGCTATAGGTGCCAGATTTAATAGCGGTTTCGCAGGACTTTAAAATCTGAGGCGCATGTTTTTGAAAGCTCGATATCATGGTCTCGGCCGTGAACAGAAACATGCCAGAATTCCAGCTGTAATTTCCGGCCCTTAAATAGGACTTGGCCGTGTCTAGGTCAGGTTTCTCGACGAAAGCCTCGACCTCATAACTGTCCGTTCCAACATTTTTCCCTGCGCGAATATATCCATATCCCGTCTCAGGGCCTGTGGGTTGAATGCCAAATGTGACTAAGGCTCCGTCTAAGGCTCGCGTGACGCCAGATTGGATTGAGTCCCAAAATTTCGTCGCCGCTTCTATATGATGGTCGGCAGGCAGTAATAATATCAGCGCATCAGAATCGTCTTCCCCTAATATGAGCGCTGTACAGGCGGCCACAGGCGCGGTGTTCTTCGCACAAGGTTCAAGGATGATTTTATGCGGCGTAACCCCTTCAGCGTCGCAGGCTTGTAAAATGTGCTTTTGATGATGTTCGGCGCATACAAAACTGGGCGGCATAAACTTTAATGGCGCTGTGCTGGGAAAGCGCCGCATCGTCTCTCTTAACATCGATTTGTCGGTTACAATCGGCTGATATTGCTTTGGCAACGCTTTGCGCGACAATGGCCAAAGGCGGGTTCCCGAACCGCCGCACATGATAACGGGGTATATTTTCTGCACTCTAATCTCCCAGCGGCATAAGGATTGGGCCCCTACTTTAGATCATGGAGGTTAACGTAACGCCTATTGCCAACGTAAAATTTCACTTTTTACAATGCCCCGTGGGGATAGTCCTCATTTGGGCTAGGGGCGGCTATTGCCGTGAATGGAACGAATACTGACTTCAAGCATTTTGAGTAAGATGGCTTATGTCTAAGCCGCGGCGGAACCAAAGGCCATAATAGCTTCGTGCCGCCTCTCATAATTGCTCAAAGGCGCTGAACCCAGAATGACCTCTATCCTTCAATTTTCTGATATCCATTTTGGGGTCGAAGATAGAGAGGCTATGGCGGCTGTGAAAGACTATAGCGATAGCCTCGCGCCTGATGTCGTCGTGATATGCGGGGACATTACACAAGACGGAAAAACGTCAGAGTTCAAATCCGCCCGAGATTGGATTGCCCGATTTTCAGGGCCCAAAGTGATTACCCCCGGTAATCATGACATCCCCGTTTACGGGGTTTTTCAGCGGCTCTTTGATCCATTTGGTCGTTATAATAAATATATCGCGCCGCTTTCAGATGGTGTCTATATTGATGAGAGTGTAGCGATTTTCCCTTACAACACATCAAGAGGCATACAGGCTAAGCTAGATTGGTCATTGGGGGTTGTTGATGTGGCTGACCTAAAGCGCGTGACGGATGCGTTTTCTTATCTTCCGCCGCGAGTTTTGAAACTGCTCGCCGTGCATCACCCTTTGATTTATCCACCCAATACGCCGCTTAGTGGGGACACTAAAAACGGACACGCCGCGATGGACATGTTGGGGACAGCCGATATTGGCGGAATTCTAAGTGGTCATGTGCACACGCCCTTTGTGATTGAAAGAACGCCCAAAAAATCTGAGATTTTATCGATTGGTTCGGGAACATTATCGACACGGATTCGCGGCAAACCTGCGAGCTTCAATCATGTTGAAGTCTCTAAGGATGACGTAAAAGTGACAGCAATTGATTGGATAAATGGCCATTTTGTGCGGCAAGAAACTTGGCGCAAAGACAGAGCGCCATTACAAAAAACAGGGCCGTAAAACAACATGATGTCATATAAAAAACCCGTCGTGATTATTAATACGGCCTCAGGCAGTAGTTCAGATATTCGCGAAGAAATTTCCGAAATTTTTCAAAAAGACTATGGCGTGTCGCCTCGCTGTTATCTCATTCAAAGTCAGGATTTAGATGAGACCTTAGAGACGGTTTTATCTTCGGGGTGCGATTTACTGATTACATATGGCGGCGATGGGACAGCCTTGGCTGCCGCCAATAGGGCCCAAGACTTCATGGCCAATGACGTCGCGGTACCCGTTGTACCTCTGCCGGGCGGTACAATGAATGTCCTGCCAAAAGCGCTCTATGGCACAGAAGATTGGGAAGCGGCCCTGCGCTTGGCTCTATCGCAAAGTCAGCCCTGTTGGCGCCCTGTCGGGGTCATCAATGATTGTATCTTTATTGTCGCTGCGATGATTGGCACGATTGTCAGAATGGGCGTGACGCGAGAGCTTGTTCGTGAAGGCGACATTATTGCAGCGTCTAAAAATCTGACAGAAACAATCAAAGAGAGCCTTCAAGAGGTTCGCCAAGATAATGCCAAAAACCGCTCTGCCGCTCATTTTGATTATATTTTAAATCATGATGGCCGGCGAGTTATTCAAAGCGCAAATTTACTTCTCTTTACCTGTCCGAATATGAACGAATTTTCTATTCAACCCGAAGCCTTTGAAGCGGTTGGTGTGGATGTTCACTCTTTCTCAGATTTGTCTTCACTGGGCCTATCTGCCTTTTTTAATAAATGGCGAGAGGATGAAGCGACGCATTTGGCCTTTACAGACAGAGCAAAAGTTCTCGGAGACGGGGAAATCGATGTGCTGCTCGACGGGGAGCATAGAATGATGCAGTTTCCCTTGACGATTGCGTTGAAACAAAAGGGCGCGCTGTTCTTATGCCCGCCGCTTTGATAAAGATTTCGGTCTGCAATCTTGCAGCAAAAGAGCCGTCTCTTTCACCCCGATTATTCAATCAACCGAAAAGCTCAGGCTTGAAAAAATAGTATCATAATCCGCTTGGGTTTTATCTTCCAGAGGATCAGACCAAACGACATGTTGCATCCAGCTGCCTCTTTCAGGGCGCTTAAATTCAACAAACCCATTAGCATCTGATTTTTGCGAGTCGATACGTCCGCGCTCTCCGTCTAAATCTATCAATCCGACCTGCGCGCCTTTAAGAGGGGCGCCGCGATAAAATATTTGAGAGCGAATTCTGCCGCCTGCCTCTATGCGGGCAGGGTTTTCCATAGGGACAATTTCAAGCGTAAGCCCAAGAGGTTTTGAGAGATAAACAGGGTCTGACTTTGGCAAAGGCCCAACTTGGATGATCGTTTTCCCCCGCCGTGAATAGATTTCTTTTCCTGGCTTATGTGCAGACTTTTTCAAGAGCCGATCAATCTTGATGGGTAACAGCCCTTCTTCTTCTACATAGTCATTGAATTTTTCACTCTCTAATTCACTAAAGGCATGGGTGGTTTCAATGGATAGAATATGCAGCCCTGTATCTGAGAGCCGTATGGGTAAGGCTTTTGACGTCTTGGCAGCAGACAATGCGCCCTGATGATCTGTCAGACCTGTTGCGCCAAGCGAGCGAAAAGAAATGATACGATGGGGATCAACAGGCCAAGCCATTTTATCGACGGGGTGCCCTACCATGACAGAAATATTGAGCGCCGAATTGGCAGGCGTAGAATAAGCATCAGGTGACAGCCAAAAATCATGAGCCTGTGAAGAAAAGGGTAAGGCAGAGATAAACAAAACTGAGGCTAGTATGTCGGTGCGTAGATATGAGAAGAGAGACTTGCGGCGCCTTTTTCTAGTGAATTGCATCATAGTCATATTAAGGCTCCGGATTTTATCATTCAGAATAGATACGTTTCAGGCTGGTCTGTGGGTGCAGCCGAAAGGAAAAAGTTCGCCGTGCACGTTAAGCTCTGCTGTGTTCGCAGAGCTTTGGTGGGTATGATAAAATAAATTGCACCAATCTATGCTATCTTAACGTATTTACTATATTGCGATGGTGAAGGTGTTCAGGCACATGTAAACCAGAAAGGGCGCAGTGAAATGATGTGTAAACAGACCAAATAACAATGCGGGATAGGCTCACTTTTTTATTTGCTCGCTTAGAAACGGGAGGAGCAGAGATTATGTCAGAAATCTATACTCTGACCTCGGCTCATCTTTATGGTATTATACATCGTATATTACCCGAAGACCCAATGGCGTCTCGCGTTTTGAAATCTGTTTATGCCAGAGTGTGGGAGCGCCGCCACGAAATCGCCAAACAAGTCGCAGACCCTGTTGTCTATCTCAGAACGCTGGCTCATCGCTATGCAATTGATTATAAGTTTACGCATAATATCAAATCGGTTCTGGAGCAAAAATCAGCCATTGAATCGAATGGCAAGATAGAAAGTTTAAAGGGGTTAAACATTAAACCTGCTGATATAAAATTGTTAAGGCGTGCCTATCTCGATGGTTTGTCTTGCGAAGATTTGGCGGACCTAGAGGGCACGACGGCGAATGATGTGAGAACGCGCCTTGCCCAGCTGTCTCATAAACTTAATCAGGAGGTATTATGACTTTTGATACGCCTGAATATGAAAGCCTCGCTATCGCTTATTTAACGGGGCAGGCGACACAGGAACAAGTCGCGACTTATCGACGGCTTTATGCCACCAATGATCAGTTCAAGGCTGTGGTACGAAATATAGAAACTTGGCTTGCACCGTTAAACGAAGACGTGCCTGATCGTCTTGCGCCAGAGGGTCTCTTAGAGAGCCTACTTGAAGATATTGAAAAAGACGCGGTTGAAGCGGGCGAGGCGTCTCTGAATGCAGTCGCTGTAAATGATAATAGCGTCAAGAAATGGAAATTTGCCGCGATGGCCGCTTCGGCTTTGGCGGTGCTGGCCATAGGATCGCACTTTATACCTTTGGGGAGTAAACCCGCCGCGCCGAGTGAAGAAACCCAAACGCTCATGGCGCTTTTGTCTGATAATACACAGCCAGAGCTGATGGCTATTATTTATGAACCCAAAACGGGCCGTGTTATTGCGCGTTTGTCAAATGTGGAAATTCCGCCCGAGAAAGATCTGCAATTATGGTTGATCCGAGAGGGCGAAGCCGCCCCGCGTTCATTAGGCGTGCTTAATCCGGCAAAGACAAGCAATCAGATTGATTTTGATATTCCAATTCTTTTGCAAAATGAAACAGATACATTGGCGATCAGTTTGGAAAATCTGGGCGGGTCAAAATCCGCAGGCCCAGAAGGGCCCGTGCTTTACACAGGCGCAGTATCCGCTTTGCATTAAGCGCGGTAATAAAGGGAGCTTAGAGGAGCGTTTTAATATCTTCTACGCCGAGGTCTTTTTTCAGTTTTGAAAGACCGCGCCGTACCCAGCTTTTGGCTGTGTTTGTGGGGACCCCAATTTTTACGCCAATTTCTTTGGAGGTCAGGCCATAGACCGCGCTAAGAACCACAGCGTCGCGCGTATTCGCGGTTAAAGCTTGTAAATGCGGGGCTATTAAGCGCCGCAACAGCAAGCGTTTCGCGCTCATATCCGATTGCATTTTTTCGTCTTCTAGCGTTTCAGATAATTGTTCTGTTGTTGAAAAGCGTTTCCGCTTTCTCATTAAATCAAGCGCTTTGTTTCGCGTGATAACAAGTATCCACGTAAAAGCTTTGCCCTTCTTTGGGTCAAAAGACCCCGCATTTCGCCAAACGGATAAATAGGCTTGTTGCAGAATATCAAAGGTCAAAGCTTCATCTTTTATCATTGATAAAATGATGGCGTTTAATTTGGGCGCCGTAATTTTGTATAATTCCTCAAAGGCTTTTCGGTCACCTTGCGACATAGAGTGCAGGCATTTTGCTAATTTAGCATTCGAAATATCAAAAGCTGACAATATGCGCCCTCCCAAGCCCGTTAGTTCAAATACGCTATAGCGCGCTATAGGTTCCAAAATAAAGTCAGTTCTTTTGCACCAAAACCTATCCCCCCTTCGTAACTGAAATACCCGGCGGCTGTTTTAGGCCGAGCCGGGGCATGTTCTTCGGAAAATGGGCGGGATTTCTACAGCGCCATTCAAAATTGAAACAGGATCGACATATGACTAAAAATACCCTTTTGCCTCCCGGGCGTTTTACAAAGGCCTTGCTCGCCACAAGCGCCATTTTAGCGGCAACCGCTGTGACCCTCCCATCTTGGGCTTCAAGCCACAGAGAAGCGCCAGCCATTACTGAAACGCCCAAAGTGGATGGGACTGACTTTTACATGTTCCGCTCTTATGAACCGGGCCGCGAAGGCTTTGTGACATTTATTGCCAATTATCAGCCTATCCAGTCACCTTATGGTGGGCCAAATTATTTCACGATGGATCCTGACGCGCTTTATGAAATTCATATCGATAATGATGGGGACGCCATAGAAGACATCACTTATTCTTTTGATTTTGATAATAACCTGGTCAACGGTACGGGCGTGACATTAGAGATCGGAGATAAAACTCTGCCTATTCCATTGCGCGCTGCCGGCGTTATTTCTGCGGGCGATAGTTCTGCATTGGGCGAAACTGAAACCTATAAATTGCGCGTTATTGAGGGCGACCGCCGCTCAGGTAGTGCCACAGAGGTTTCAACTACATTTACCAAGCCGCTTGATAATGTCGGGAATAAAACCATCCCGGATTATAAGGCCTATGCCGACCAATATATTTATGATGTGACCCTGCCGGGCTGTACTGTGCCGGGTAAGGTGTTTGTGGGTCAGCGCGCCGAAGCGTTCGCCGTGAACCTTGGCGAGATATTTGATTTGGTCAATTTGGTGCCATTAGAAGGCGCTATTGAACAAGATCGGGCCAATGATGACTTGGTAGGCAAAGCCAATGTGACCTCTATCGCTATGGAAGTGCCAATCACATGCCTTACAGGTAATGGTAACGGAACAATCGGGGCGTGGACGACGGCAAGCTTGCCGCAAGCCAGCTTGAAAGACCCAACGCCAACATATGAACAGCCTGCTTTGCAAGGCGGTGCTTATGTTCAGGTGTCGCGTCTCTCTGCGCCTTTGGTCAATGAGGTCGTCATCGGCATGCCCTTTAAAGATCTGTTTAATGGATCTGAGCCAAAAGACGACGCGCAAGCCGCCGACTTTGTGACACATCCAACGCTGCCCGCTTTGATTGATATTCTATTCAGAGACGCTTTGGGCGCAGAAGATAATATCGCCCCATCAAACCTGCCGCGTACAGATTTGGTCGCCGCTTTTCTGACAGGCTTTCCGGGTGTAAATCAACAAAGCACAGTGACGGCGTCTGAAATGATGCGGTTAAATACAGCCATTACGGCAACGCCGCAGGCTACGCAAAGCCCTCTAGGCGTCGCAGGCAATGACCTTGCAGGTTTCCCGAATGGCCGCCGCCCCGGTGATGATACAGTCGACATTGCGCTGCGTGTTGTCATGGGCGCGCTATGTCATGACATCCCCGTCAATGGCGTCCCAACGAATTTGGGATATTGCTCACCAGAGGATGCGCCGGTCGGAGACCAGCCCTTTACAGATGGCGCGCCCCTCTCGGCGATGGATGTGATGAATGCGTTTCCATATCTGAACACACCGCTCAGAGGTTCACCCAATAATGAAGACCAAAACTAGGAGGTTAATTGAATGAAAAAACCATTTTCTATTAAAAACGGCCTCTTAATGGCGACGGCGGCAATTGCCCTCGTCGCTTGCGGCGGCGGCGGTGATAATAACTATACAGCGCCCCCTGTTGGTATGTTGCCACCGCCTCCACCGCCGCCTCCGCCGCCTCCGCCACCGCCGCCACCGCCGCCAACTGGGACGGCGCCGCAGCAGGCTGGTGCCGGTTTTGCGGCCGCCTTTAACTTGACGGCAACAGACGAGCCTGTTGATCCGATGCAAGGTGATATCATCCCCTTGGATAAGACAGCGGAGCCTATAATTATTCCTGATGCTTAAATTTTAAAGTGTCTGAAATTAAATGAAAAGCCGCCCTGTCTTGGGCGGCTTTTTAATGTCTCGTATAATGACGCGCGATAGGTTCATCGCGCCACACATCCTTAGCGTTTGGGCGCGGCGGCATCCATCTCTACGACAGACAGCGCATTAATGCGCCATCCCCCTCCAATATTAGAATAAATAATATCAAACCGAATGGATTTTGGACGGAAGTCAAAACCGCCCCTAAGCCGTAATGTCCCATCTGATAAAATCTCTGGAGGTCTATAATAATTAGGGGTTGAGAGAATGCTGCGCCCGATATCAATCCGATTACGCCTTAGCTCTGAAAATAATTCAGAAAGCTGCGAGGGGGTGTTCACTTGCTGAAATTGCGGCGATCCCAATTGATTTAGGACGGTATAATTATTTGTCCGATTGGCATTATCTAAGGCAATCATGGTCGACCAAACGAGGCGGGCCAATGTGTTTTCATCTGGCAAAGCGGGTCGTATCTGAGCGGGGCTTTGTCCTTGGGCCCTTGCAGGACTTTGGACGCTATTTTGCGCAAAGGCCGCCTCATACCCACTGCAGGATAAAATAATCGCCGCGCAAAGAGCGCCAGAGCGTTTAAGGGGAAACTTTATCAAAGGCATGTCGGACTTTCCTTTTATCGTAAAATTTTTGAGAGCTCTTTGAACGCTTTCTACATGAATCAAGGCCGTCATGTGTAGAGCCCGTGAGCTATAAGGGTTAAAGGGAGGGTGCTTGAAATCAGGCATGAAGACTAGCGAAAATTAAATAAA
Proteins encoded in this region:
- a CDS encoding DUF4331 domain-containing protein → MTKNTLLPPGRFTKALLATSAILAATAVTLPSWASSHREAPAITETPKVDGTDFYMFRSYEPGREGFVTFIANYQPIQSPYGGPNYFTMDPDALYEIHIDNDGDAIEDITYSFDFDNNLVNGTGVTLEIGDKTLPIPLRAAGVISAGDSSALGETETYKLRVIEGDRRSGSATEVSTTFTKPLDNVGNKTIPDYKAYADQYIYDVTLPGCTVPGKVFVGQRAEAFAVNLGEIFDLVNLVPLEGAIEQDRANDDLVGKANVTSIAMEVPITCLTGNGNGTIGAWTTASLPQASLKDPTPTYEQPALQGGAYVQVSRLSAPLVNEVVIGMPFKDLFNGSEPKDDAQAADFVTHPTLPALIDILFRDALGAEDNIAPSNLPRTDLVAAFLTGFPGVNQQSTVTASEMMRLNTAITATPQATQSPLGVAGNDLAGFPNGRRPGDDTVDIALRVVMGALCHDIPVNGVPTNLGYCSPEDAPVGDQPFTDGAPLSAMDVMNAFPYLNTPLRGSPNNEDQN